Proteins from one Podospora pseudoanserina strain CBS 124.78 chromosome 1, whole genome shotgun sequence genomic window:
- a CDS encoding hypothetical protein (COG:S; EggNog:ENOG503Q49B) has protein sequence MASGHNDPKLLYAINGVKAYHIANGKEQPLTPTGPQTLSLLMVPTSSVFADPSIDPETSNAEQDFYLHLHLPPELDLPLPATTQIYHQPPTSYLIPRWDLGPDSGAFTRIEFPSVQSRKGIQEDVDTFETILAQCTAFLERAPPPKIHGKSEKQWWEDTDQKVSSGGTGSKAAVATGEQLPAYNPADFKPGEAYARGSPSNTAHAPGQIVLVDEEDGSVIGELAENFQVVEHSSLKPGSKDPVEITLPADGGSNVQVAPISPELWDAELHPAYKNSFLVSNAHAASRLIITGSDMVAKLLQGQADNYTKRSEPAAKPMTFKPTTKEHIRRIGTFTGGAATLSAKTVGQIGKVAQNLGATLGGHGKKATTGHKGYGPDGKPLDTYKPGILNKSMMAFSTVMDGVEQAGRHLLASTSDAATTVVQHKWGPEAGEVSRSIGGGVKNVGLVYIDVTGVSRRALIKSVAKGMVVGKTSKGESIVVGGGDGGAAVIDNDGGKSSADTQSLSGMTVAEGKQPANGNGNGAIYK, from the exons ATGGCTTCTGGACACAAT GATCCAAAGCTGCTGTATGCCATCAATGGCGTAAAGGCATACCATATCGCCAATGGCAAGGAGCAGCCCCTCACGCCAACGGGCCCGCAGACATTGTCGCTGCTGATGGTTCCTACGAGCTCTGTTTTTGCCGACCCGTCCATCGACCCGGAGACGTCAAATGCCGAGCAGGACTTCTACCTCCATCTTCACCTGCCCCCTGAGCTCGATCTTCCGCTGCCAGCCACCACGCAAATCTACCATCAGCCGCCAACCAGTTACCTGATTCCGCGGTGGGATTTGGGGCCGGACAGCGGCGCATTCACCAGGATTGAGTTTCCCTCTGTACAAAGCCGAAAGGGGATCCAGGAGGACGTCGACACATTCGAGACCATTTTGGCGCAATGCACCGCTTTCCTCGAGAGGGCCCCGCCCCCAAAAATTCATGGAAAAAGCGAGAAGCAGTGGTGGGAGGACACCGACCAGAAGGTCAGCAGCGGGGGTACTGGCTCCAAGGCGGCTGTCGCCACAGGCGAACAGTTGCCCGCGTATAACCCAGCAGACTTCAAACCTGGCGAGGCTTATGCGCGTGGAagcccctccaacaccgctCACGCGCCAGGACAGATCGttttggttgatgaagaagacggcAGCGTGATTGGCGAGCTTGCCGAgaacttccaggttgttgagCACAGTTCCCTGAAACCTGGATCGAAAG ATCCGGTCGAGATCACGCTCCCTGCCGATGGTGGTTCGAATGTTCAGGTGGCACCTATCTCCCCTGAGCTGTGGGATGCAGAGCTGCATCCAGCCTACAAGAATTCCTTCCTTGTATCGAACGCGCACGCCGCCTCACggctcatcatcactggcTCCGACATGGTTGCCAAACTTCTCCAAGGCCAGGCCGACAATTACACCAAGCGATCCGAGCCTGCTGCGAAGCCCATGACCTTCAAGCCGACCACCAAGGAGCACATCCGCCGCATCGGCACCTTTACTGGCGGTGCGGCCACTCTGTCGGCCAAAACGGTAGGCCAGATTGGCAAAGTTGCACAGAACCTCGGAGCGACGCTCGGTGGACATGGCAAGAAGGCGACCACTGGTCACAAGGGGTATGGCCCGGACGGCAAACCGCTTGACACATATAAGCCAGGCATCCTGAACAAGAGCATGATGGCTTTTTCCACTGTAATGGACGGTGTAGAGCAGGCCGGACGTCACTTGCTTGCGTCGACGTCAGATGCCGCCACAACTGTCGTTCAGCACAAGTGGGGCCCCGAGGCAGGAGAGGTGAGCAGGTCGATTGGTGGTGGCGTCAAGAATGTCGGACTGGTCTACATTGATGTAACGGGCGTCTCGCGCAGGGCCCTGATCAAGAGCGTGGCCAAGGGTATGGTTGTGGGCAAGACATCGAAGGGCGAGTCTATCGTTGTGGGCGGGGGCGATGGCGGTGCAGCTGTTATTGATAATGACGGAGGAAAGTCGTCGGCTGACACACAGTCGCTGAGCGGAATGACAGTTGCGGAGGGGAAGCAACCAGCGAatggcaacggcaacggaGCTATCTATAAGTAG
- a CDS encoding hypothetical protein (COG:Z; EggNog:ENOG503NX1H), translating into MLHEILLSLSGHPSPLLRAAATLSPNDLSPTLSLTPSEAALLQPLATLSTLHTTIASQSNLISTSHPSVICRSVASSILSQHLHSFQQFLLQIESDILTKDSKMVGGYNIVPLTQVVGLIEGTWRRRMEFLGEVTGFMVTGMGKQQQQQQGERCTGPRLMDVLRKELQTGYEDVEVLARELLSVAEGTWLREVGAWVVYGQLPQKSDGDFFIRRVDRGAVAGMGTGETGVTAQEEEEMKWEEEWVVEEYLLPGFVTSAAAASMLFIGRSLNQIRAKAVGDYSLRGKGHLSTQLERLSKLQHPLDAASFGRAISDIRRYLSRTTLQKLLPLSKVVETLGLLRDFFLLRKGEFAMALTQQADEKIRSRWKRAENMSWEKRDKLGNVTVKEGEVAAVLSRTWAAMGNMRGEYDDAGDEEDEGVELARDLLRLTIAKRRAPSASGPAAVESGLVNIADTPFRNLLFSVPVVLTLKIPSPLDLFLTQADLQTYTAINSYLLSLRRAHIRLTDLWKITSLRRHHPAPPGPPRGSTRGGRETVLLLRQRQTARSDMLRSAWATASAAIFFLGETEAYLQTEVVAGLSDGFHRWLTTGEDDYHPQSQTDLNKPAQPPAPPTSNTTTTTNNNNNKNNNNEEQEANDDDIWLNESNTSSPPPNASSFLGLHDPETLSHAHRLYLRTLVSLLLLSRPTFTDALYELLVQIDQLVACVNRLHQVWQAADLEADVGVVDAFVDLAKEERDVQEEMEMVMREKGEYVPRRVGGLDRLLMKLDFGSWFGGGSGAREDYGVEGEIGVDVVGGEHFWS; encoded by the exons ATGCTCCACGAAATTCTGCTCTCCCTCTCTGGGCACCCCTCCCCGCTCCTCCGCGCAGCCGCTACCCTTTCCCCAAATGACCTTtcacccaccctctccctcacgCCAAGCGAGGCCGCACTGCTCCAACCCCTAGCCACCTTGTCGACCCTCCACACAACAATAGCAAGTCAGTCAAATTTGATATCAACCAGCCACCCATCTGTCATCTGCCGATCTGTCGCCTCGTCGATTCTCTCACAGCACCTCCATTCATTTCAGCAATTTCTCCTCCAAATCGAAAGTGACATTCTCACCAAAGACAGCAAGATGGTCGGAGGGTACAACATTGTCCCGTTGACgcaggtggtggggttgatcGAGGGgacgtggaggaggaggatggagtttttgggggaggtgacgggGTTTATGGTcacggggatggggaagcagcagcagcagcaacaagggGAGCGGTGTACTGGAccgaggttgatggatgtACTGAGGAAAGAATTGCAGACTGGTTATGAGGATGTGGAAGtgttggcgagggagttgCTTAGCGTGGCAGAGGGGACgtggttgagggaggtgggggctTGGGTAGTGTATGGACAGTTGCCGCAAAAGAGTGATGGGGACTTTTTTATCAGGAGGGTGGACAggggtgctgttgctgggatGGGGACTGGGGAGACGGGAGTGACGGcgcaagaagaggaagagatgaaatgggaggaggagtgggtggtggaggagtacTTACTGCCGGGATTTGTCACgtctgctgcggcggcgagcATGCTCTTTATCGGGAGGAGTTTGAACCAGATTCGCGCCAAGGCCGTGGGGGATTATTCTCTGAGAGGCAAGGGGCATTTGTCGACGCAGTTGGAGAGGTTGTCCAAGCTGCAGCATCCGTTGGATGCGGCGAGTTTCGGGAGGGCGATCTCGGATATCAGGAGATACCTTTCTAGGACAACTCTGCAGAAGCTGCTGCCGTTGAGTAAAGTTGTCGAgacgttggggttgttgagagatTTCTTTCTGTTGAGAAAGGGGGAGTTTGCAATGGCGTTGACGCAGCAGGCGGATGAGAAGATTAGAAGTCGGTGGAAGAGGGCGGAGAATATGAgttgggagaagagggatAAGTTGGGAAATGTGACCGTCAAAGAAGGGGAAGTGGCTGCTGTGCTAAGCCGGACTTGGGCGGCGATGGGGAACATGAGGGGAGAATatgatgatgctggggatgaggaggatgaaggggtggaaCTGGCGAGGGACTTGTTGCGGCTGACGATTGCGAAGAGACGGGCGCCGAGCGCTTCAGGGCCGGCAGCGGTGGAGAGCGGGTTGGTGAATATTGCTGACACTCCGTTTCGGAACCTGCTATTCTCGGTGCCGGTAGTGTTGACACTTAAAATACCATCGCCATTGGATTTGTTTCTGACACAGGCAGATCTGCAGACATATACTGCAATCAACTCGTACTTGCTGTCACTGAGACGAGCGCACATACGGTTGACAGATCTGTGGAAGATTACCTCGTTGAGGAGGCATCATCCTGCACCGCCAGGGCCGCCAAGGGGAAGCACACGAGGCGGAAGAGAAACGGTATTGCTTCTAAGACAGCGGCAAACGGCAAGGTCAGATATGCTTCGCAGTGCCTGGGCTACTGCTAGCGCCGCTATCTTCTTCCTTGGGGAAACAGAAGCTTATCTACAGACAGAAGTCGTTGCTGGCTTGTCAGATGGCTTCCACAGGTGGTTGACCACAGGCGAAGACGACTACCATCCTCAGTCACAAACCGATCTGAACAAACCTGCccagccaccagcaccacctaCCAgtaacaccaccaccaccaccaacaacaacaacaacaaaaacaacaacaacgaagaacaagaagccaacgacgacgacatctGGCTTAATGAGTCAAATACgtcttccccaccaccgaaTGCTTCTTCCTTTTTGGGTCTTCACGACCCAGAGACACTGTCGCATGCCCATAGACTCTACCTCCGCACGCTTGTCtcgctgctgttgctctCGCGGCCTACATTCACCGATGCCCTTTATGAATTGCTTGTCCAGATCGACCAGCTTGTCGCTTGCGTCAACCGTCTTCATCAGGTGTGGCAAGCCGCCGATTTGGAAGCCGatgtgggtgttgttgatgcgTTTGTTGAtttggccaaggaggagagagatgttcaggag gagatggagatggttatgagggagaagggggaatATGTACCCCGGAgagttggggggttggataggttgttgatgaagttgGATTTCGGgagttggtttggtggtggtagtggtgctAGGGAGGATTATGGGGTAGAAGGGGAAATaggggtggatgtggtggggGGAGAACATTTTTGGTCGTAG
- the RBF1 gene encoding Transcription factor rbf1 (RPG-box-binding factor) (Repressor-activator protein 1) (EggNog:ENOG503P0DU; COG:S): MSTTNSHPGLSYNVGNIRRAFPPPHPHNPPNKPSPSLPQHASPYQSQAYQPQPAPSSQYSVYPYTPPAVNSQQTVQNAARQPSQVPPTLPGPRQRGPPSRQMQPAPSYLQQAMNHQPMAQQPMTSQSINNQPMNPQQLSQQSLSHQSLSQPSLSQQPLSQQTLGQPSLGSQSLTPQSISQQIQQHQQQQQQQQQQPLSQPPLSQPPMAQSMTQSLSHQSLAQPVQSVQSVQPTQQNGNPIISHSQQSTPQPPPHPALPTSLPQIAQVQVPQVQKVQQVQPVQQQPTPPQPESTEPVQGNQDEEMEMGSQEEGEGDTSMEPKLIEGTPFVPRQPMGPMMSAPPEGGSFPTLEAVHKHVLTYCTSVGYAIVIGRSKKTVPGLKKVLFVCDRAGKPPKRVSPELRKRKTTSRKCDCQFGFFAIEQRTQWTVRYRPDPAHLQHNHGPSESPLLHPAARKLDSKMVEDIKNLKESGVGVTQTLEILQQHNPHVPLLPRDIYNARAAINRHPEKVATGLAENRPTIYSKPHPSAEERIRADLRRELAKTKEDYEKMAEENRKEIEELKNKLREKDKIIEKFEQFIDICNQRVMVSLSSKDDASRAAGAATS; the protein is encoded by the exons ATGTCCACTACAAATAGTCACCCCGGGCTATCCTACAACGTCGGTAACATCAGGCGAGCCTTTCCGccaccacatccacacaacccacccaacaagccatcgccatcgctCCCGCAGCACGCGTCCCCGTATCAGTCTCAAGCTTACCAGCCTCAGCCGGCGCCGTCGAGCCAGTACTCCGTTTACCCATACACTCCTCCCGCCGTCAACAGTCAACAAACGGTCCAAAATGCCGCACGACAGCCCTCGCAGGTGCCGCCCACGCTGCCCGGACCGCGCCAGCGAGGCCCTCCTTCGAGACAGATGCAACCCGCCCCGAGCTACCTACAGCAGGCCATGAATCACCAGCCCATGGCCCAGCAGCCGATGACTTCCCAGAGCATAAACAACCAGCCCATGAACCCACAGCAGCTCAGCCAGCAGTCGCTGAGCCATCAATCTCtgagccagcccagcctgtCCCAGCAACCCTTGAGCCAGCAGACTCTCGGTCAACCATCGTTGGGCTCACAGTCTCTTACTCCCCAGTCTATCAGTCAACAGAttcagcagcaccagcagcagcagcaacagcagcagcagcagcccttGAGCCAACCTCCCCTGAGCCAGCCTCCAATGGCACAATCCATGACCCAGTCTCTCAGCCACCAGTCTCTGGCCCAGCCGGTGCAGAGTGTGCAGTCGGTGCAGCCCACCCAGCAAAACGGCAACCCGATCATATCGCACTCTCAGCAGTCTACTCCCCAGCCTCCGCCCCACCCGGcccttcccacctccctgCCGCAGATTGCCCAGGTGCAGGTGCCACAGGTGCAAAAAGTCCAGCAGGTTCAGCctgtccaacaacaaccaacgcCTCCGCAGCCCGAGTCTACCGAGCCGGTACAAGGAAATCAGGATGAAGAAATGGAGATGGGAAgccaggaagaaggagagggtgacaCGTCAATGGAGCCCAAGCTGATCGAGGGCACCCCGTTCGTGCCGCGTCAACCAATGGGGCCAATGATGTCTGCCCCTCCCGAAGGTGGTAGTTTCCCGACGTTGGAGGCTGTCCACAAGCATGTTTTGACCTACTGCACGTCTGTTGGCTATGCCATTGTGATCGGACGTTCCAAGAAGACGGTTCCCGGCCTCAAAAAGGTTCTTTTTGTCTGTGATCGTGCCggcaaacccccaaaacgcGTGAGTCCTGAACTTCGAAAGCGCAAGACCACATCCCGGAAATGTGATTGCCAGTTCGGATTCTTTGCCATCGAGCAGAGAACCCAGTGGACGGTGCGTTACCGCCCAGATCCCGCTCACCTGCAGCATAACCATGGTCCGAGTGAGAGCCCACTGCTGCACCCGGCAGCTAGGAAGCTGGATAGCAAGATGGTTGAAGATATCAAAAATCTGAAAGAGAGCG GGGTAGGTGTCACGCAAACGCTGGAGATCCTTCAGCAGCACAACCCCCAtgtccctcttcttcctcgcgaTATATACAATGCCAGGGCCGCCATCAACCGACATCCTGAAAAGGTCGCAACCGGATTAGCCGAGAACAGGCCGACCATCTACAGCAAACCTCATCCGTCGGCAGAGGAAAGAATCAGGGCCGATCTCCGCCGCGAATTGGCCAAGACGAAAGAAGATTACGAGAAGATGGCTGAAGAAAACAGGAAGGAGATCGAAGAATTAAAGAACAAGTTGCGGGAAAAGGACAAGATCATCGAGAAGTTTGAGCAGTTCATTGATATCTGCAACCAGCGTGTCATGGTCAGTCTTTCGAGCAAGGATGATGCTAGTCGTGCAGCTGGTGCGGCAACTTCCTGA